One Halovivax ruber XH-70 genomic region harbors:
- a CDS encoding peptidylprolyl isomerase encodes MGNPTATLHTSEGDIEIELYEERAPRTVENFLNLAEHDPAADDEPAPDTTTWTDPESGETRGDSLYAGVPFHRVIEGFMIQGGDPTGTGRGGPGYEFDDEFHDELRHDGPGKLSMANSGPNTNGSQFFITLDAQPHLDDRHAVFGEVTDGMDVVSDIGSTDVDANDKPTDPITIDSVTLDDE; translated from the coding sequence ATGGGAAACCCAACGGCAACCCTGCACACGAGTGAGGGCGACATCGAGATCGAACTGTACGAAGAGCGGGCTCCGCGAACCGTGGAGAACTTCCTGAACCTGGCCGAGCACGATCCGGCGGCCGACGACGAACCCGCTCCCGACACGACGACCTGGACCGACCCCGAGTCCGGCGAGACACGCGGTGACTCGCTGTACGCCGGCGTCCCCTTCCACCGCGTCATCGAGGGCTTCATGATCCAGGGCGGTGACCCGACGGGAACTGGCCGCGGCGGCCCCGGCTACGAGTTCGACGACGAGTTCCACGACGAACTCCGCCACGACGGCCCCGGCAAACTCTCGATGGCCAACTCCGGCCCCAACACGAACGGCTCGCAGTTCTTCATCACCCTCGACGCCCAGCCCCACCTCGACGACCGACACGCGGTCTTCGGCGAGGTCACCGACGGCATGGACGTCGTTAGCGACATCGGCTCGACCGACGTCGACGCCAACGACAAACCGACCGACCCGATCACGATCGACTCCGTCACCCTCGACGACGAGTAA
- a CDS encoding helix-turn-helix domain-containing protein, producing the protein MHEATFRLEPAGPYGEPTAGTDTTVALWCNDHADLLSIRGDPTAVLAAVDERVGVGDRIDRGDRTLAVTADCLGEEGGTVDRSLRRHGCLLVPPLRYERGTKLVQVLALDPDDLTALYRDLVDESSVTVESKRSFDQPDAGENRGRSPFDTAPTLSPRQREALTTAHERGYYERPREVTAEAIGTELDVTRRTAAEHLRRAEQKVIDAYVERSAHR; encoded by the coding sequence ATGCACGAAGCGACGTTCCGCCTCGAACCCGCCGGTCCGTACGGCGAGCCGACGGCCGGGACCGACACCACCGTCGCACTCTGGTGTAACGACCACGCGGACCTGCTCTCGATCCGCGGCGACCCGACCGCCGTCCTCGCGGCTGTCGACGAACGTGTCGGCGTCGGTGACCGAATCGACCGCGGCGATCGAACCCTGGCCGTCACCGCGGACTGCCTCGGCGAGGAGGGCGGCACTGTGGATCGCTCCCTCCGGCGACACGGGTGTCTCCTCGTCCCGCCGCTACGGTACGAACGCGGTACCAAGCTCGTCCAGGTGCTCGCACTCGACCCGGACGACCTCACAGCGCTGTACCGCGATCTCGTCGACGAGAGTTCGGTCACCGTCGAATCCAAGCGCTCGTTCGACCAGCCGGACGCGGGTGAAAACCGGGGGCGGTCCCCGTTCGACACGGCGCCGACGCTGTCACCACGGCAACGGGAAGCGCTCACGACCGCCCACGAACGCGGCTACTACGAGCGACCGCGCGAGGTGACCGCCGAGGCCATCGGGACGGAGCTGGACGTCACCCGCCGAACGGCGGCCGAACACCTCCGACGTGCCGAGCAGAAAGTGATCGACGCGTACGTCGAGCGATCGGCGCATCGGTAG
- the hutU gene encoding urocanate hydratase, whose protein sequence is MQDTSEPFDRGEPSDTWRAYQGASTGTEIECEGWRQEAALRMLNNNLDPEVAEKPEELVVYGGTGSAARSWDAYDAIVEELRDLADDETLLVQSGKPVGRFRTHERAPRVLIANSNLVGKWDDWEHFHELEAEGKIMYGQMTAGSWAYIGTQGIIQGTYETLAALARAEYDETDLEGRIVVTGGLGGMGGAQPLAVTMNGGVCIAAEVDEERIDRRIETGYCQEKTDDLDEAIERAEAAAAAGESYSVGVHMNAADMLEAMLEREFVPDIVTDQTSAHDALEGYYPSGYTVAEADSLRDEDPDRYVEESIDTMERHVQGILDLQECGAIAFEYGNNIRGQVQDERGMETAFDFPGFVPAYIRPQFCEGRGPFRWAALSGDPEDIYRTDEAVLDLFPEKESLGRWIELAQEQVQFQGLPSRVCWLGYHTGEDGLTERARFALRINDLVREGEITAPIVVTRDHLDAGSVASPNRETEAMRDGTDAVADWPILNALLNCAAGADIVSVHDGGGVGIGNALHTNNHVVLDGTEQAAETAKRVFTTDPGMGVIRHADAGYEEALDTARESDVAIPMRDRGGD, encoded by the coding sequence ATGCAGGACACTTCCGAGCCGTTCGACCGTGGTGAGCCCAGCGACACCTGGCGGGCGTACCAGGGTGCGTCGACTGGCACCGAGATCGAGTGCGAGGGGTGGCGTCAGGAGGCCGCCCTCCGGATGCTCAACAACAACCTCGATCCCGAGGTGGCCGAGAAACCCGAGGAGCTCGTCGTCTACGGCGGGACCGGGAGCGCGGCCCGGAGCTGGGATGCCTACGACGCCATCGTCGAGGAGTTGCGGGATCTCGCGGACGACGAGACGCTGCTCGTCCAGAGCGGCAAGCCAGTCGGGCGCTTTCGGACGCACGAGCGGGCCCCGCGGGTGCTGATCGCCAATTCGAATCTCGTGGGGAAGTGGGACGACTGGGAGCACTTCCACGAGCTCGAAGCCGAGGGCAAGATCATGTACGGCCAGATGACCGCGGGGTCGTGGGCGTACATCGGCACGCAGGGGATCATCCAGGGAACCTACGAGACGCTCGCCGCGCTCGCACGCGCAGAGTACGACGAGACGGACCTCGAGGGTCGCATCGTCGTCACCGGTGGGCTCGGCGGAATGGGCGGCGCCCAGCCGCTGGCCGTCACCATGAACGGCGGCGTCTGCATCGCGGCGGAGGTCGACGAGGAGCGCATCGACCGCCGGATCGAGACGGGCTACTGTCAGGAGAAGACCGACGACCTCGACGAAGCCATCGAGCGCGCCGAGGCGGCCGCCGCGGCGGGTGAATCGTACAGCGTCGGCGTGCACATGAACGCCGCGGACATGCTCGAAGCGATGCTCGAACGCGAGTTCGTGCCCGACATCGTCACCGACCAGACGAGCGCCCACGACGCCCTCGAGGGCTACTATCCGTCGGGGTACACCGTCGCCGAGGCCGACTCGCTCCGCGACGAGGATCCGGATCGCTACGTCGAAGAGAGCATCGACACGATGGAACGCCACGTCCAGGGTATCCTCGACCTGCAGGAATGCGGCGCGATCGCCTTCGAGTACGGGAACAACATTCGTGGCCAGGTACAGGACGAGCGCGGGATGGAAACGGCGTTCGACTTCCCCGGCTTCGTCCCAGCGTACATCCGCCCGCAGTTCTGCGAGGGCCGTGGCCCCTTCCGCTGGGCCGCGCTCTCCGGCGATCCCGAGGACATCTACCGCACGGACGAGGCCGTCCTCGACCTGTTCCCCGAGAAGGAGTCGTTAGGGCGCTGGATCGAACTCGCCCAGGAGCAGGTACAGTTCCAGGGACTGCCGTCGCGGGTGTGCTGGCTGGGGTATCACACTGGTGAAGATGGGCTTACCGAGCGCGCCCGCTTCGCCCTGCGGATCAACGACCTCGTCCGCGAGGGTGAGATCACGGCGCCGATCGTCGTCACCCGCGATCACCTGGACGCCGGTTCCGTCGCGAGCCCCAACCGCGAGACCGAGGCCATGCGCGACGGCACCGACGCCGTGGCCGACTGGCCGATCCTGAACGCCCTGCTCAACTGCGCGGCGGGCGCGGACATCGTCTCGGTTCACGACGGTGGCGGCGTCGGCATCGGCAACGCCCTGCACACGAACAACCACGTCGTCCTCGACGGGACGGAGCAGGCGGCCGAGACCGCGAAGCGCGTGTTCACGACGGATCCCGGGATGGGCGTGATTCGCCACGCCGACGCGGGCTACGAGGAGGCCCTCGACACCGCTCGCGAGTCGGACGTCGCGATCCCCATGCGCGATCGAGGTGGTGACTGA
- the hutG gene encoding formimidoylglutamase — translation MAEATISNPPAWESSATDPNDETFGDVIESATLDAAGTPADVTTAGEFDAVLLGEPYDGAVIGRRGAREGPGAIREALAGVKTHHVDAGPVGRVGDLGDVAWPTDAVDLDEQADVAAVQALTESVTADLHATDALPVFLGGDNSLTVPNVAPLLESGSVGVLNFDAHLDVREPADGPSSGTPYRQLHDRGLDAYAVVGARHFETSTTYVEWLQGEGGAVVTAEAVGEDRDAALDRALRTVSGVDYLYVSVDLDVLDAPAAPGVSAPTPGGLTARELFACVREACADDRLAGFEVVECAPGLDDGDRTARAAARTVVHGLAGYGAGGEASV, via the coding sequence ATGGCCGAAGCCACGATTTCGAACCCACCGGCCTGGGAGTCGTCGGCGACCGACCCGAACGACGAGACGTTCGGCGACGTGATCGAGTCCGCGACCCTGGACGCGGCGGGCACACCGGCGGACGTGACGACCGCAGGCGAGTTCGACGCCGTCCTCCTCGGCGAACCGTACGACGGCGCCGTCATCGGCCGGCGCGGAGCTCGTGAGGGGCCCGGTGCGATTCGCGAGGCGCTGGCCGGCGTCAAGACGCATCACGTCGACGCGGGTCCCGTCGGGCGCGTGGGGGACCTGGGCGACGTGGCATGGCCGACGGACGCCGTGGATCTCGACGAGCAGGCCGACGTCGCCGCCGTCCAGGCACTCACCGAGTCGGTGACCGCCGACCTCCACGCGACCGACGCCCTGCCCGTCTTCCTCGGTGGCGACAACTCGCTCACCGTCCCGAACGTCGCGCCCCTCCTCGAGTCGGGGTCGGTCGGCGTCCTCAACTTCGACGCCCACCTCGACGTGCGCGAGCCCGCGGATGGGCCGTCTTCCGGGACGCCCTACCGGCAGTTGCACGACCGCGGCCTCGACGCCTACGCCGTCGTCGGTGCGCGCCACTTCGAGACGTCGACGACGTACGTCGAGTGGCTCCAGGGCGAAGGCGGTGCGGTGGTGACCGCGGAGGCCGTCGGCGAGGATCGCGACGCGGCGCTCGACCGGGCGTTGCGGACGGTCTCCGGCGTGGACTACCTCTACGTCAGCGTCGACCTGGACGTCCTCGATGCGCCGGCGGCGCCGGGGGTCAGCGCGCCGACGCCCGGTGGCCTCACCGCACGGGAACTCTTCGCGTGTGTGCGAGAAGCCTGCGCCGACGATCGCCTCGCCGGGTTCGAGGTTGTCGAGTGCGCGCCCGGCCTGGACGACGGCGATCGAACGGCGCGGGCCGCCGCCCGGACGGTCGTGCATGGCCTCGCCGGCTACGGTGCCGGGGGTGAGGCCAGTGTCTGA
- the hutI gene encoding imidazolonepropionase — protein MSELDAVVHDAAEVVVGPDSDATGTDVTLERYEDAAVAIVDGSVAAVGPTDEVTREYPPANAETAVDATGRSVIPGFVDSHTHSVFAGDRSDEFAARLRGADYQEILAEGGGILRTVRAVREASDDELVANLTAQLDAALEHGTTTIEVKSGYGLDRETELRLLAAIDRAGESHPVDVVPTFMGAHAVPEDEDAAGYTQRVIDEQLPAVADQGIATFCDVFCEEDVFTPEQSRRILEAGREHGLTPKIHAEEFARTGGAQIGADVGAVSADHLLRATDEDAAALAEADVVATLLPAAAFSLDTEYADPTQFREAGATVALASDFNPNCHAQSMGFTVALACAKMKMTPEAALTAATRGGARALDAGDGGASGVPTAAGTIRPGAPGDLLVLDAPSYVHVPYSFGVNRVDTVLKGGERVHG, from the coding sequence GTGTCTGAACTCGACGCGGTCGTCCACGACGCCGCGGAGGTCGTCGTCGGTCCGGACTCGGACGCCACCGGCACGGACGTGACCCTCGAACGGTACGAGGACGCCGCCGTCGCGATCGTCGACGGGTCAGTGGCTGCCGTCGGGCCCACGGACGAGGTGACGCGCGAGTACCCGCCGGCGAACGCCGAGACGGCCGTCGACGCCACTGGCCGGAGCGTGATCCCCGGCTTCGTCGACTCACACACCCACAGCGTCTTCGCTGGCGATCGCTCCGACGAGTTCGCCGCCCGGCTTCGGGGGGCGGACTACCAGGAGATCCTGGCCGAGGGTGGCGGCATCCTCCGGACTGTTCGCGCCGTTCGCGAAGCGAGCGACGACGAACTCGTCGCGAACCTGACGGCCCAGCTCGATGCGGCTCTCGAACACGGGACGACGACGATCGAGGTCAAGTCCGGTTACGGGCTCGACCGCGAGACGGAGCTTCGCCTGCTCGCGGCCATCGACCGGGCGGGCGAGTCGCATCCGGTCGACGTGGTTCCGACGTTCATGGGCGCCCACGCCGTCCCCGAAGACGAGGACGCAGCGGGGTACACCCAGCGGGTGATCGACGAGCAACTCCCGGCCGTCGCCGACCAGGGCATCGCGACCTTCTGCGACGTCTTCTGCGAGGAGGACGTCTTCACGCCCGAGCAGAGCCGCCGGATTCTGGAAGCGGGTCGCGAACACGGACTCACCCCGAAGATTCACGCAGAGGAGTTCGCCCGCACCGGCGGCGCCCAGATTGGGGCGGACGTCGGGGCCGTCAGCGCCGATCACCTCCTGCGTGCGACGGACGAGGACGCCGCGGCGCTCGCCGAGGCCGACGTGGTTGCGACCCTGCTTCCCGCGGCGGCGTTCTCGCTCGACACGGAGTACGCCGATCCGACGCAGTTCCGCGAGGCGGGTGCGACCGTCGCGCTGGCCTCCGACTTCAACCCAAACTGTCACGCACAGTCGATGGGGTTTACCGTCGCGCTGGCCTGTGCGAAGATGAAGATGACCCCCGAAGCCGCGCTTACAGCGGCCACCCGCGGCGGCGCGCGAGCACTCGACGCCGGCGACGGCGGAGCGAGCGGTGTTCCCACGGCCGCCGGTACGATTCGCCCCGGCGCTCCCGGTGATCTGCTCGTACTCGACGCACCGAGTTACGTCCACGTTCCCTACAGCTTCGGCGTGAATCGCGTCGACACCGTCCTCAAGGGAGGCGAGCGCGTCCATGGGTGA
- the hutH gene encoding histidine ammonia-lyase: MGEPTDRARRPTGDDPVRVDGETLTPADVERVARLGAPVELTDEAMANVQTARERIEDVVASGEPVYGVNTGFGELVDERIEPDELERLQHNLLRSHASGAGDELGREAVRAMLVTRLNALAKGHSGVRPILVDHLVTMLNEGIHPVVRSRGSLGASGDLAPLSHMALVLIGEGEAIVDRSDGATDGRDSGAATDRADEPMTGRRLPGDEALATAGLDPLSLAPKEGLALINGTQLTVGLAALLVVDAERVVEAADAAGALTTEVTMGSTVPSHPVLSEVRPHSGHRESAKRIRSLTADSEIVESHRNCDRVQDAYSLRCLPQVHGAVREAVAHLREAVAIELNSATDNPLVFDADDADPRASGTDRAAVLSGGNFHGEPLALRLDYITAALTELAAISERRVDRLLNPNLQEDHLPPFLATESGVESGYMIAQYTAASLVNENRSLGRAATDNTPVSGGQEDHVSMSAQAADHARTALANARHVVATELCAAAEAAEYVDDDLTHGVGTSVVYDLVRERVPPLDGDRPLTDDIEAAADVVADGTLTRELWSVVES; the protein is encoded by the coding sequence ATGGGTGAGCCGACCGACCGCGCCCGGCGACCGACGGGGGACGACCCCGTTCGTGTCGACGGCGAGACGCTCACGCCTGCCGACGTCGAACGCGTCGCCAGACTCGGCGCGCCGGTCGAACTGACGGACGAGGCGATGGCGAACGTCCAGACCGCGCGAGAGCGAATCGAAGACGTCGTCGCCTCGGGCGAGCCAGTCTACGGCGTCAACACCGGGTTCGGCGAACTCGTCGACGAGCGGATCGAACCCGACGAACTCGAGCGACTCCAGCACAACCTGCTGCGGAGCCACGCCTCTGGCGCCGGCGACGAACTCGGTCGCGAGGCCGTGCGCGCGATGTTGGTCACCCGGCTGAACGCCCTCGCGAAGGGCCACTCCGGCGTCCGCCCGATCCTCGTCGACCATCTCGTGACGATGCTGAACGAGGGGATTCACCCGGTCGTCCGGTCCCGGGGCAGCCTCGGCGCCAGTGGCGACCTCGCGCCCCTCTCGCACATGGCGCTGGTCCTGATCGGTGAGGGCGAAGCAATCGTCGACCGGAGCGATGGGGCGACCGATGGCCGCGATTCGGGTGCGGCCACCGACCGAGCCGACGAACCGATGACAGGCCGGCGACTTCCGGGCGACGAGGCGCTCGCGACCGCGGGGCTCGACCCGCTGTCGCTCGCCCCGAAGGAGGGGCTGGCGCTGATCAACGGCACGCAACTCACCGTCGGCCTGGCGGCGCTGCTCGTCGTCGACGCCGAACGCGTCGTCGAGGCGGCCGACGCGGCCGGCGCACTCACGACGGAGGTGACGATGGGTTCCACGGTTCCTTCCCACCCCGTGCTGTCCGAGGTTCGTCCTCATTCGGGCCACCGCGAGAGCGCCAAGCGAATCCGGTCGTTGACGGCCGACTCGGAGATCGTCGAGTCCCATCGGAACTGTGATCGGGTGCAGGACGCCTACTCGCTGCGGTGTCTCCCGCAGGTCCACGGCGCGGTTCGCGAGGCCGTGGCCCACCTCCGCGAAGCCGTCGCGATCGAACTCAACAGCGCGACGGACAACCCGCTCGTCTTCGACGCCGACGATGCCGATCCGCGTGCGAGCGGGACGGATCGAGCGGCGGTCCTCTCCGGCGGCAACTTCCACGGCGAACCGCTCGCGCTCCGACTCGACTACATCACGGCGGCGCTGACCGAACTCGCCGCCATCAGCGAACGACGGGTCGACCGCCTCCTGAACCCGAACCTCCAGGAGGATCACCTCCCACCGTTCCTGGCGACCGAGAGTGGCGTCGAGTCGGGCTACATGATCGCCCAGTACACCGCCGCGTCGCTGGTCAATGAGAACCGCTCGCTGGGTCGCGCCGCGACGGACAACACACCCGTCTCCGGCGGTCAGGAGGATCACGTCAGCATGAGCGCCCAGGCCGCCGATCACGCTCGGACAGCACTCGCGAACGCACGCCACGTCGTCGCGACGGAGCTCTGCGCGGCCGCCGAGGCGGCCGAGTACGTCGACGACGACCTGACTCACGGCGTCGGCACCAGCGTCGTCTACGACCTGGTACGCGAGCGCGTCCCGCCGCTCGACGGCGACCGCCCGCTCACCGACGATATCGAGGCGGCGGCCGACGTGGTGGCGGACGGGACGCTCACTCGTGAACTCTGGTCGGTCGTGGAGTCGTAG
- a CDS encoding DUF5813 family protein has translation MADETLPEPVDAALAAHDAFEPTDDGYALTTTVFDARVTASAAEADRDGEFSVVATVPTLSAATVDEVARVVEDDWFETFDRRLADVFGVATTSTHDEPIVERDVPAGEVTVTLKYVSWDAAEGVADAKAMVEFVEGTYAQGLIPGYEYRGEAATLRTNAQQRGQEAVDDGGSPL, from the coding sequence ATGGCAGACGAGACACTACCGGAACCGGTGGACGCCGCACTCGCGGCCCACGATGCGTTCGAGCCGACCGACGACGGCTACGCCCTGACGACGACGGTCTTCGACGCGCGAGTGACCGCGTCCGCGGCCGAGGCTGACCGCGATGGTGAATTTTCCGTCGTCGCCACGGTCCCGACGCTCTCGGCGGCGACCGTCGACGAAGTCGCCCGTGTGGTCGAAGACGACTGGTTCGAGACGTTCGATCGCCGTCTCGCGGACGTCTTCGGCGTCGCGACCACCAGCACGCACGACGAGCCGATCGTCGAGCGTGACGTTCCGGCTGGCGAGGTGACCGTGACGCTGAAGTACGTCTCGTGGGACGCCGCCGAGGGCGTTGCGGACGCGAAAGCGATGGTCGAGTTCGTCGAGGGGACGTACGCGCAGGGGCTCATACCCGGCTACGAGTATCGCGGCGAGGCGGCGACGCTCCGTACGAATGCACAGCAACGAGGTCAGGAGGCGGTCGACGACGGTGGATCGCCATTGTAA